The Naumovozyma dairenensis CBS 421 chromosome 1, complete genome genome includes a region encoding these proteins:
- the RAD28 gene encoding Rad28p (similar to Saccharomyces cerevisiae RAD28 (YDR030C); ancestral locus Anc_3.259), which produces MDETREELTIISYLWIIQMDNLINEYKLGLRSYECLEKEVKRTNFENLFEDVNFSSDTNFNTILSSPDRKSEEPFKTKIHKYDLNKSNSTNLLSPNCLDIDPTGQFLLSGNNNGSIILFALDDKLKDNELFNKKVNYSKRAASEKEIEPIVQSSKNHYIKDHNKDGMRMVHSFETNRNKFRMYRKSDLKNTFPYSSNVPNLTSANRIIPSEEMEDETGSHISGISTMKWYGEDNGMFFTGSYDKIIKIWDTNEFKSVQDLPFEHKINQIDNVKNNYMNEVIVVASDDYYPRLIDLKSMNLGITVFGKSTSSNRRRNDEGMNSEILTCKMNPNNGNIICSGDAEGRVKLWDLRMTNKLLYELQREQSNTGNANSKINTKAHLQACTDLCWNEVGSKLCSIGTDGRLYIWDPFLSDKTLINRPQLLGSIDLLRNRFKIRTSQRLIWFNDFVICNTDNGEVHIYETQQYKLWNKIEHHQSYNTSIISTGTNKKERVPTI; this is translated from the coding sequence ATGGATGAAACAAGGGAAGAGTTAACTATAATCTCTTATCTATGGATAATACAAATGGATAACTTAATCAATGAATACAAATTAGGCCTAAGGTCCTACGAATGCTTAGAAAAGGAAGTTAAGAGGACCAACTTTGAAAATCTATTCGAAGATGTGAATTTTTCATCCGACACCAATTTCAATACTATTCTATCATCACCAGATCGAAAAAGTGAAGAACCATTTAAGACAAAGATTCATAAAtatgatttaaataaatctaACTCAACCAATTTGCTTAGCCCTAATTGTTTAGATATTGATCCAACTGGTCAGTTTTTATTGAGtggaaataataatggttcAATTATCTTGTTTGCATTagatgataaattgaaGGATAATGAACTATTCAATAAGAAAGTTAATTATTCAAAGCGAGCTGCTtctgaaaaagaaatagagCCAATAGTGCAATCCTCCAAGAATCATTATATTAAGGATCATAATAAGGATGGGATGAGAATGGTTCACAGTTTTGAAACTAACAGAAATAAATTTCGGATGTATAGAAAATCAGATCTAAAAAACACTTTCCCATACTCTAGCAATGTACCCAATTTGACAAGTGCAAATCGGATTATTCCAAGCGAAGAAATGGAAGATGAAACAGGATCCCACATTTCTGGAATAAGTACAATGAAATGGTATGGAGAAGATAATGGTATGTTTTTTACTGGATCTTATGATAAGATAATTAAAATTTGGGATaccaatgaatttaaatctGTTCAAGATCTGCCGTTTGAACATAAGATCAACCAAATTGATAATGTTAAGAATAATTACATGAATGAAGTGATTGTTGTCGCTAGCGATGATTATTATCCACgtttaattgatttaaagAGCATGAATTTAGGTATAACAGTTTTTGGTAAATCGACGTCTTCAAATAGGAGAAGAAATGATGAAGGAATGAATTCAGAGATTTTGACTTGTAAGATGAATCCAAACAATgggaatattatttgttcCGGTGATGCTGAAGGAAGGGTTAAATTATGGGATTTAAGGATGACGAATAAGTTACTTTATGAATTGCAGCGGGAACAGTCAAATACTGGGAACGCCAATAGTAAGATTAATACCAAAGCGCACCTACAGGCTTGCACTGATCTTTGCTGGAATGAAGTTGGAAGTAAATTGTGTTCCATTGGGACAGATGGCCGATTATATATCTGGGATCCATTCTTATCCGATAAGACATTAATTAATAGACCTCAATTATTAGGATCGATCGATTTGCTACGTAATAGATTCAAAATACGAACGTCTCAACGTTTAATTTGGTTTAACGATTTTGTTATATGTAATACAGACAATGGTGAGGTACATATTTATGAAACTCAACAATATAAACTTTGGAATAAAATAGAGCACCACCAATCATATAATACCAGTATAATCTCAACTGGTactaataaaaaagaaagggTACCTACTATTTGA
- the PST2 gene encoding flavodoxin-like fold family protein (similar to Saccharomyces cerevisiae RFS1 (YBR052C) and PST2 (YDR032C); ancestral locus Anc_3.261), with product MPKVAIIIYTLYGHTAKLAEAEKRGVEAAGGSADIYQVAETLTPEVVKALGGAPKPDYPIATAETLTEYDAFLFGIPTRFGNFPAQWKAFWDRTGGLWAKGSLHGKVAGCFVSTGTGGGNEATIMNSLSTLAHHGIIYVPLGYKNVFPQLTSLEEVHGGSPWGAGTIAGADGSRSPSELELQVHEIQGKTFYETVQRF from the coding sequence ATGCCAAAGGTCGCTATTATCATTTACACTTTATACGGACACACTGCCAAGCTTGCTGAGGCTGAAAAGAGAGGTGTCGAAGCTGCTGGTGGTTCAGCTGATATTTATCAAGTTGCTGAAACTTTAACTCCAGAAGTTGTCAAGGCTTTAGGTGGTGCTCCAAAACCAGACTACCCAATTGCTACTGCTGAAACATTGACTGAATACGACGCCTTCTTATTCGGTATCCCAACCAGATTCGGTAACTTCCCAGCTCAATGGAAGGCCTTCTGGGACAGAACTGGTGGTCTATGGGCCAAGGGTTCTTTACATGGTAAAGTTGCTGGTTGTTTCGTCTCTACTGGTACCGGTGGTGGTAACGAAGCTACCATTATGAACTCCTTATCCACTTTGGCACATCACGGTATCATCTATGTCCCATTAGGTTACAAGAACGTTTTCCCACAATTAACTAGCTTGGAAGAAGTTCACGGTGGTTCTCCATGGGGTGCTGGTACTATTGCTGGTGCAGACGGTTCAAGATCTCCAAGTGAATTAGAATTACAAGTTCACGAAATCCAAGGTAAGACCTTTTACGAAACTGTTCAAAGattctaa
- the MRH1 gene encoding Mrh1p (similar to Saccharomyces cerevisiae YRO2 (YBR054W) and MRH1 (YDR033W); ancestral locus Anc_3.263) — MSNFIELVKRGGNEAVKINKPIGVDFHITDKGSDWLWSAFCIFLFFFIIMVLLMFRKPINERLFYYTALAPTGFMMIAYFTMASNLGWTPVKAKYDHVQTSTQAEHPGMRQVFYARYVGWFLAFPWPIIQASIFGKTPLWHIAFNVCFTEFYVVCFLIAALVHSTYKWGYYSFGIAAGIVTSISIMTTTRNLVKNKGNSELMNVFKIFYGIIMFLWLVYPVAFGISEGGNVLQPDSEHIFYGILDVLFLCVMPCLFVVFASYIGMDHIGYKFEAPELQPMAHSVPKALPPKLEKKTKKKGKKSKKSKK, encoded by the coding sequence ATGTCTAATTTCATCGAGTTAGTCAAGAGAGGTGGTAATGAAGCCGTCAAAATTAACAAACCAATTGGTGTTGATTTCCATATTACTGACAAAGGTTCAGATTGGTTATGGTCTGCCTTctgtatatttttatttttcttcataataatggtattaTTGATGTTCAGAAAACCTATCaatgaaagattattttaCTATACCGCTTTAGCTCCAACTGGTTTCATGATGATTGCTTACTTCACAATGGCTTCCAATTTAGGTTGGACTCCAGTTAAAGCTAAATATGATCATGTCCAAACAAGTACACAAGCTGAACATCCTGGTATGAGACAAGTCTTTTATGCCAGATATGTAGGTTGGTTTTTGGCCTTCCCATGGCCAATTATTCAAGCCTCAATCTTCGGTAAAACTCCACTATGGCACATTGCTTTCAATGTCTGTTTCACTGAATTCTACGTCGTTTGCTTCTTAATTGCTGCACTAGTCCATTCAACTTACAAATGGGGTTACTACAGTTTTGGTATTGCTGCCGGTATCGTTACCTCTATCAGTATCATGACTACAACCAGAAACTTAGTCAAGAACAAGGGTAATTCTGAATTGATGAAcgttttcaaaattttctaCGGTATTATAATGTTCTTATGGCTTGTTTACCCAGTTGCTTTTGGTATTAGCGAAGGTGGTAATGTTTTACAACCAGATTCTGAACACATTTTCTACGGTATCTTAGATGTCTTATTCTTGTGTGTCATGCCATGCTTATTCGTCGTATTCGCATCTTATATTGGTATGGATCATATAGGCTACAAATTTGAGGCACCTGAATTGCAACCAATGGCCCACTCAGTTCCAAAGGCACTTCCACCAAAGCttgaaaagaagacaaagaagaagggtAAGAAGAGTAAAAAAAGTAAGAAATAA